One uncultured Hyphomonas sp. genomic region harbors:
- a CDS encoding VWA domain-containing protein: MKSFIAKLTFGAAAIALAGTASAKVQPEPPEDPGAVHSYILLDRTGSMSDIWEEALGSVNAYAASVGEADEGEVDGEDIETDVTLAVFDYQDGMQFDVLRDSVKAEDWNNVTDDEANPRGMTPLFDAIGRMVSLAEADQPEKAVIVIMTDGLENSSRELTKDGAKAALARAEAKGWEVVFLGAEFASFDDAESVGMDARKTMAVGQGSMQDSMSALAKKSRAYGKGEEAEIEFNEEDRALADEEGVKERQNR; the protein is encoded by the coding sequence ATGAAATCCTTCATCGCAAAACTGACATTCGGAGCCGCCGCCATCGCACTGGCGGGAACGGCCAGCGCCAAGGTACAGCCGGAACCTCCGGAAGATCCGGGGGCGGTACATTCCTATATCCTGCTCGACCGGACAGGTTCCATGTCCGACATCTGGGAAGAGGCGCTTGGTTCCGTCAACGCCTATGCCGCAAGTGTCGGAGAGGCCGATGAAGGCGAGGTGGACGGCGAGGATATCGAGACCGATGTCACGCTCGCCGTCTTCGACTACCAGGACGGCATGCAGTTCGACGTGCTGCGCGACAGCGTGAAGGCCGAGGACTGGAACAATGTTACCGATGACGAAGCCAATCCGCGCGGCATGACGCCCCTGTTCGACGCAATCGGCCGGATGGTGAGCCTTGCCGAAGCCGACCAGCCGGAAAAGGCCGTGATCGTCATCATGACCGACGGGCTGGAAAATTCCTCCCGTGAGCTGACGAAAGACGGTGCCAAGGCGGCGCTGGCACGGGCAGAAGCGAAAGGCTGGGAAGTTGTCTTCCTCGGCGCCGAATTTGCCAGCTTCGACGATGCCGAAAGCGTTGGCATGGATGCCCGCAAAACGATGGCCGTCGGCCAGGGCAGCATGCAGGACAGCATGTCGGCGCTCGCCAAGAAATCCCGCGCCTATGGCAAGGGCGAAGAAGCCGAGATCGAGTTCAACGAGGAAGACCGCGCCCTCGCCGATGAGGAAGGCGTGAAGGAACGCCAGAACCGGTAA
- a CDS encoding vWA domain-containing protein produces MAQTDDKTQSPAKIHSYILLDRTGSMSSIWDEALSSVNAYAANIAGQAGDVVPQITLAVFDAQDGLQFDVLRRAVPPEDWQKVTDKEASPRGMTPLFDAIARLISIAEADSPEKAVIVIMTDGAENASREVTKAGVKAALDRAEKRGWEIVFLGAEFANFADADAVGISARKSMAMGRGRMSESMTRLARKSQIYYASEVGAPVEFDEADREEAGEADVQQRTGEKRKGFFIRKK; encoded by the coding sequence ATGGCCCAGACAGACGACAAGACGCAATCCCCGGCCAAAATACACTCCTACATTCTTCTCGACCGCACCGGCTCGATGTCATCCATCTGGGATGAGGCGCTGAGCTCGGTGAATGCCTATGCCGCCAACATCGCCGGGCAGGCCGGGGATGTCGTGCCCCAGATCACGCTCGCCGTGTTTGATGCGCAGGACGGCCTCCAGTTCGATGTGCTGCGCCGCGCCGTGCCGCCGGAAGACTGGCAGAAGGTGACCGACAAGGAAGCAAGCCCACGCGGGATGACGCCGCTGTTCGACGCCATCGCGCGGCTCATTTCCATCGCGGAAGCCGACAGTCCGGAGAAGGCCGTCATCGTCATCATGACCGACGGGGCCGAGAATGCCTCCCGCGAAGTGACGAAAGCGGGCGTAAAGGCTGCGCTCGACCGGGCGGAAAAGCGCGGCTGGGAGATCGTCTTCCTCGGCGCGGAGTTTGCGAACTTCGCCGATGCCGACGCGGTCGGCATTTCGGCACGCAAATCCATGGCCATGGGCCGGGGCCGGATGTCGGAATCGATGACCCGGCTCGCCCGCAAGAGCCAGATCTATTACGCCTCGGAGGTCGGTGCGCCGGTCGAATTCGACGAAGCAGACCGCGAAGAGGCCGGCGAGGCGGATGTTCAGCAGAGAACCGGTGAGAAGCGGAAAGGCTTCTTCATACGGAAGAAATAA
- a CDS encoding acyl-CoA desaturase — protein sequence MTLPRSLAIPKNWKTFNYASFFSAFGYPVLGVALFVTMILLGIFLSHLTFHWWYMLIAFAVIAFTIFVCNAGIGPLHRILQHRAGELAVPGQVLTMINLVIAMQGNVKDWVNYHSQHHRFSDKPGDPHNPFESKRWAWVGWILWRDKKDMERPLAMWLKNQPVIVWMDRFYNEISLVVHLVIPAAIYLIVWAAGGSLVLTALLHASVVIGRAIQFHATVYGINVLGHLKTPIWADHLIGLLTGGEAFHDHHHSEPTSALHRPRKGVWNRIVDYNGTILLAMEKIGWVRNLRIAPQFA from the coding sequence ATGACCCTGCCGCGCTCTCTGGCGATTCCAAAAAACTGGAAGACCTTCAATTACGCCAGTTTTTTCTCGGCTTTCGGCTATCCCGTTTTGGGCGTTGCGCTGTTTGTGACCATGATTCTACTGGGCATTTTCCTCAGCCATCTCACTTTCCACTGGTGGTACATGCTGATCGCCTTTGCCGTGATCGCGTTCACGATCTTTGTCTGCAATGCCGGCATCGGACCGCTGCACCGCATCCTGCAGCACCGGGCAGGGGAACTCGCCGTGCCGGGGCAGGTGCTGACCATGATCAACCTCGTCATCGCGATGCAGGGCAATGTGAAGGACTGGGTGAACTACCACTCCCAGCACCACCGCTTCTCCGACAAGCCGGGCGACCCGCACAACCCGTTCGAATCCAAGCGCTGGGCCTGGGTCGGCTGGATCCTGTGGCGTGACAAGAAGGATATGGAACGCCCGCTGGCGATGTGGCTGAAGAACCAGCCAGTCATCGTGTGGATGGACCGTTTCTATAATGAAATCAGTCTTGTGGTGCACCTCGTCATTCCGGCGGCGATCTATCTGATCGTCTGGGCAGCGGGCGGTTCGCTGGTGCTGACAGCGCTGCTGCATGCGAGCGTCGTGATCGGCCGGGCCATCCAGTTCCACGCGACCGTCTATGGCATCAACGTGCTGGGCCACCTGAAGACGCCGATCTGGGCGGACCATCTGATCGGACTGCTGACAGGCGGCGAGGCGTTCCATGACCACCACCATTCCGAGCCGACCAGCGCGCTGCACCGGCCGCGCAAGGGCGTGTGGAACCGGATCGTTGATTACAATGGCACGATCCTGCTCGCGATGGAGAAAATCGGCTGGGTCCGGAACCTGCGCATCGCGCCGCAATTTGCCTGA
- a CDS encoding thioesterase family protein, whose protein sequence is MNLFFRLLRIMLWAWFSKTRTHILDVHTIRTGVWIGDHDPMGHMTNSRYASITDLGIMNFMFRTGTMKTFRKRGWIPIIQYEALTYFHSMKFPQKFELQTRMVGWDGTYMCFRHTFVSKGRTVATSRMIARLRGRKRERVTADMALEALGMPMESPPLDKPFLDAIADLRAERASHA, encoded by the coding sequence ATGAACCTGTTTTTCCGGCTCCTCAGAATCATGCTCTGGGCATGGTTTTCAAAGACCCGAACGCACATCCTCGATGTGCACACGATCCGCACCGGCGTCTGGATCGGCGACCATGACCCGATGGGGCACATGACCAATTCCCGTTACGCCTCGATCACCGATCTCGGCATCATGAATTTCATGTTCCGGACCGGCACGATGAAGACGTTCCGCAAGCGCGGCTGGATCCCCATCATCCAGTACGAAGCACTCACCTACTTCCACTCGATGAAGTTTCCCCAGAAATTCGAACTGCAGACCCGTATGGTCGGCTGGGACGGAACCTATATGTGTTTCCGGCATACATTCGTCTCGAAGGGGCGCACCGTCGCCACCAGCCGCATGATCGCCCGGCTCAGGGGACGCAAAAGGGAGAGGGTAACAGCAGACATGGCACTCGAAGCACTTGGCATGCCGATGGAAAGTCCGCCGCTGGACAAGCCTTTCCTGGATGCGATTGCAGACCTGCGGGCAGAACGGGCCTCACACGCATGA
- a CDS encoding nucleoside hydrolase — MSLPLIIDCDPGVDDAVMLMMALASDALDVRAITTVAGNVPLSLTSRNARMMCQLMGRNEVPVYAGCPRPILRQPVTAEDFHGESGIAGLAPFEPDRPLADGHAVPFLVETLKAAAPGEYTLVVTGPMTNVAAALVLDPSIAKGISRLVLMAGADSEGGNITPFSEFNVFADPHAAAIVFQSGIPATVMSLDVTHTVRAELPRIERLKAVQTERAAIMVQLLEAGNELEGRWKEGRKSPMHDPSTVAFLLAPHLFEAKDATVSVVTEEGERFGQTCLSAEPGGPHDWVTAADADGFFDLIASLMERA, encoded by the coding sequence ATGAGCCTGCCCCTGATTATCGATTGCGATCCCGGCGTCGACGATGCCGTGATGCTGATGATGGCGCTGGCGAGCGATGCGCTTGACGTGCGCGCGATCACCACGGTCGCCGGAAACGTGCCGCTCAGCCTGACCAGCCGGAACGCCCGCATGATGTGCCAGCTGATGGGGCGCAACGAGGTGCCGGTCTATGCCGGATGCCCGCGCCCGATCCTGCGCCAGCCCGTGACGGCGGAAGACTTTCACGGGGAAAGCGGCATTGCCGGCCTCGCCCCATTTGAGCCCGACCGGCCGCTCGCCGATGGCCATGCCGTGCCCTTCCTCGTCGAAACGCTGAAAGCGGCCGCGCCGGGCGAGTACACGCTCGTCGTGACCGGCCCGATGACCAACGTCGCCGCCGCGCTGGTGCTGGACCCATCGATTGCCAAGGGCATCTCCCGCCTCGTCCTGATGGCGGGCGCCGACAGCGAGGGCGGTAACATCACCCCCTTCTCGGAGTTCAATGTCTTCGCGGATCCGCACGCCGCGGCCATCGTGTTCCAGTCCGGCATTCCGGCAACGGTGATGAGCCTCGACGTGACTCACACGGTGCGCGCAGAGCTGCCGCGGATCGAGCGCCTCAAAGCCGTCCAGACCGAACGCGCCGCCATCATGGTGCAGTTGCTGGAAGCCGGAAACGAGCTGGAAGGCCGCTGGAAGGAAGGCCGCAAGTCGCCGATGCACGACCCGTCTACGGTCGCCTTCCTGCTGGCCCCGCACCTGTTCGAGGCGAAGGACGCGACGGTCAGCGTGGTGACCGAAGAGGGCGAACGCTTCGGCCAGACCTGCCTCTCAGCAGAGCCCGGCGGCCCGCATGACTGGGTCACCGCCGCCGATGCGGATGGCTTCTTCGACCTCATCGCCTCGCTGATGGAGCGCGCATGA
- a CDS encoding ribokinase, with product MITVVGSVNLDIVATGPALPRPGETVGGARLARHPGGKGANQALAARRLGAEVKLVGAVGADDMADEALKLLQSGGVDLSQVAHVNGETTGVALIAVDATSGENLIVVCPGANNVLRPDDVADLPIEHMMGVLEVPVPVLLAAAEKATGFVSLNLAPAMTIPDQLMTLADLLSVNETEAETYGDRLMTCGALVAVSLGAEGAVLYKDGKEIARAAPPKVQVVDTVGAGDTFTAALTVALIEGKAPQDALAFAVTAGALACTRPGAQPSLPHRRDVDALALGGK from the coding sequence ATGATCACCGTTGTCGGCTCCGTCAATCTCGACATCGTGGCCACCGGCCCCGCCCTACCCCGGCCGGGCGAAACGGTTGGCGGAGCCCGGCTGGCCCGCCATCCCGGTGGCAAGGGCGCGAACCAGGCGCTGGCCGCCCGGCGTCTCGGCGCGGAGGTGAAGCTGGTCGGCGCGGTTGGCGCGGACGACATGGCCGACGAAGCGCTGAAACTGCTGCAGTCAGGCGGCGTCGACCTCTCTCAGGTCGCCCATGTGAATGGCGAGACGACGGGCGTAGCCCTGATCGCCGTCGATGCGACGTCCGGCGAGAATCTGATCGTCGTCTGCCCCGGCGCCAACAATGTGCTGCGCCCCGACGATGTGGCCGATCTGCCGATTGAACACATGATGGGCGTGCTGGAAGTGCCGGTGCCGGTGCTGCTGGCGGCGGCGGAAAAGGCGACCGGATTTGTCAGCCTGAACCTCGCCCCGGCCATGACCATACCGGACCAGCTCATGACCCTGGCGGACCTTCTCAGTGTCAACGAGACCGAAGCGGAGACTTATGGTGACCGCCTGATGACGTGCGGCGCACTGGTCGCCGTCTCGCTCGGTGCGGAGGGCGCGGTGCTCTACAAGGACGGCAAGGAGATCGCCCGGGCCGCCCCGCCGAAGGTGCAGGTCGTCGACACGGTCGGCGCCGGAGACACATTCACCGCCGCGCTCACCGTCGCCCTGATCGAGGGCAAGGCCCCGCAGGACGCGCTTGCCTTCGCGGTGACCGCCGGGGCACTCGCCTGCACACGGCCTGGCGCCCAGCCGAGCCTTCCGCATCGCCGCGACGTTGACGCGCTTGCCCTTGGCGGGAAATGA
- a CDS encoding S1/P1 nuclease — protein MRRLLLSLALAATIASPAFAWGKTGHRVVAAVADQYLTDEAAAAVEEILGPESMAEASDWPDFMRSDPDEFWRRESSPWHYVTIPEGEKYADITPPPEGNAITALEHFRAIVLDESQPLEQRQLALRFIIHLVGDLQQPLHAGNGTDRGGNLFTCYFFEELTNLHEVWDELLINNEELSYTEWTDWLTSKITAEDVLVWSAATPGQWADESAAIRDQIYPDSQILSYNYVYKTRGFLRQQLSKGGVRLAAYLNEMFAEAPEGQEAE, from the coding sequence ATGCGCCGCCTGCTGCTCAGCCTCGCCCTCGCCGCCACCATTGCCTCCCCGGCCTTTGCCTGGGGCAAGACCGGGCACCGCGTCGTCGCCGCCGTGGCGGACCAATACCTGACCGATGAGGCCGCTGCCGCTGTCGAAGAAATCCTCGGGCCGGAAAGCATGGCCGAGGCCTCCGACTGGCCGGACTTCATGCGCTCCGACCCGGACGAGTTCTGGCGCCGCGAGTCCAGTCCCTGGCACTATGTGACCATCCCGGAAGGCGAGAAATATGCGGACATCACACCGCCGCCGGAGGGCAATGCGATCACGGCGCTGGAGCATTTCCGCGCCATCGTGCTCGACGAGAGCCAGCCGCTGGAACAGCGTCAGCTGGCGCTCCGCTTCATCATCCATCTGGTGGGCGACCTGCAACAGCCCCTGCACGCCGGCAATGGCACGGATCGCGGCGGCAACCTCTTCACCTGCTACTTCTTCGAAGAACTGACGAATTTGCACGAGGTCTGGGACGAGCTGCTGATCAACAATGAGGAGCTGTCCTACACCGAGTGGACCGACTGGCTGACCTCCAAGATCACCGCTGAAGACGTGCTCGTCTGGTCTGCTGCGACGCCCGGCCAGTGGGCCGACGAAAGCGCAGCCATCCGTGACCAGATCTATCCGGACAGCCAGATCCTCTCCTATAACTATGTCTACAAAACCCGCGGCTTCCTGCGCCAGCAACTTTCGAAGGGCGGCGTGCGCCTGGCGGCGTATCTGAACGAGATGTTTGCGGAAGCTCCGGAAGGGCAAGAAGCGGAGTAG
- the rpoN gene encoding RNA polymerase factor sigma-54 → MKQSLDMRQGQSLVMTPQLQQAIKLLQLSNQELAEFVEAEIERNPLLQKAEDNTDAAAEGNEPSRREEMSLDESSGMGEAREQLDAPGEDVYEPGTGSDNAMPVGTSGPSAKADWSGVGAGPASDDFDAASNASSDVTLNQHLHEQLQLAGLSAADRLIAARLIDETDDGGYLRTTVEEVAKDLGADEANVEAVLQVCQGFEPTGVMARSIPECLALQLKERGRYDPAMEAMIENLALVAKHDLKTLSERCGVGKEDLMEMMTELRQLSPKPGAGYSSDTTIAVQPDVYVRELPNGMFAVELNSDTLPRVLMDKAYYAEVSALKMREQEKEFISECAASASWLIKSLDQRARTILKVASEIVRQQDAFFAHGVAHLRPLNLKQVADAIEMHESTVSRVTTNKYMSTPRGLFELKYFFSAAIPATGGGEAHSAEAVRYRIKQLIDQEAPEDVLSDDQIVEILTGYGVEIARRTVAKYRESLNIPSSVQRRRINRAS, encoded by the coding sequence ATGAAACAATCACTCGACATGCGCCAGGGCCAGTCCCTGGTGATGACGCCGCAACTGCAGCAGGCGATCAAGCTGCTGCAGCTGTCGAACCAGGAACTCGCCGAATTTGTCGAAGCCGAGATCGAGCGCAACCCGCTGCTCCAGAAGGCCGAAGACAACACCGACGCCGCCGCCGAAGGCAACGAACCGTCCCGCCGTGAAGAGATGTCGCTCGACGAGAGTTCCGGCATGGGTGAGGCGCGCGAGCAGCTCGATGCGCCGGGCGAGGATGTCTACGAGCCGGGTACGGGCTCCGATAATGCCATGCCGGTGGGCACCTCCGGCCCGTCCGCCAAGGCCGACTGGTCCGGCGTCGGGGCAGGGCCTGCCAGCGATGACTTCGACGCGGCTTCCAACGCATCCTCCGATGTGACGCTGAACCAGCACCTGCACGAACAACTTCAACTGGCCGGTCTCTCCGCCGCGGACCGGCTGATCGCGGCCCGCCTGATCGACGAAACCGATGATGGCGGCTACCTGCGCACCACGGTCGAGGAAGTGGCCAAGGATCTCGGCGCCGATGAAGCCAATGTCGAAGCCGTGCTGCAGGTCTGTCAGGGCTTCGAGCCGACGGGCGTGATGGCCCGTTCCATTCCGGAATGCCTGGCGCTGCAGCTGAAAGAGCGCGGCCGCTACGATCCGGCCATGGAAGCGATGATCGAGAACCTCGCCCTCGTCGCCAAGCATGACCTGAAAACCCTGTCGGAGCGCTGCGGCGTCGGCAAGGAAGACCTGATGGAAATGATGACGGAGTTGCGCCAGTTGTCTCCGAAACCGGGCGCCGGCTATTCCTCCGACACGACCATCGCCGTCCAGCCGGACGTTTATGTGCGCGAACTGCCGAACGGCATGTTTGCGGTCGAACTGAACTCCGACACGCTGCCGCGTGTGCTGATGGACAAGGCCTATTATGCCGAAGTCTCGGCCCTGAAGATGCGCGAGCAGGAGAAGGAATTCATCTCCGAATGCGCGGCCTCGGCCAGCTGGCTGATCAAGTCGCTCGACCAGCGCGCCCGCACGATCCTGAAAGTCGCCAGCGAGATCGTCCGCCAGCAGGATGCCTTCTTCGCCCATGGTGTCGCGCATCTGCGCCCGCTGAACCTGAAACAGGTGGCCGATGCGATCGAGATGCACGAGTCGACCGTCAGCCGCGTGACGACCAACAAATACATGTCGACGCCGCGCGGGCTCTTTGAGCTGAAATACTTCTTCTCTGCCGCCATCCCGGCGACCGGGGGCGGGGAGGCGCATTCGGCCGAAGCCGTCCGCTACCGGATCAAGCAGCTGATCGATCAGGAGGCCCCGGAAGACGTGCTCTCCGACGACCAGATCGTGGAAATCCTCACCGGCTACGGCGTCGAAATCGCCCGCCGCACGGTCGCAAAATACCGCGAAAGCCTGAACATCCCCTCCAGCGTCCAACGCCGTAGGATCAACCGGGCGAGTTAG
- the lptB gene encoding LPS export ABC transporter ATP-binding protein — protein sequence MTEPAEGLVVENIAKAFGKRQVVRDVSLSLQRGEVVGLLGPNGAGKTTCFYMIMGLIGVDSGTISIDGENVTRLPMYQRARLGVGYLPQEASIFRGMTVEENVLAVAELVEKDRAARMAQVDSLLSELHVEHLRHQAATSLSGGERRRVEIARALASRPSFMLLDEPFTGIDPLAISDISDLVRYLKQRGLGVLITDHQVRETLQIVDRAYVMYDGEVLFNGSPESVLKNEDVRRVYLGEQFAA from the coding sequence ATGACCGAGCCGGCCGAAGGCCTTGTCGTTGAGAATATTGCCAAGGCTTTTGGCAAGCGACAGGTCGTGCGGGATGTCTCGCTTTCTCTTCAGCGCGGGGAAGTTGTTGGCCTGCTTGGACCCAATGGGGCCGGCAAGACGACCTGCTTTTACATGATTATGGGCCTTATCGGCGTCGATTCGGGGACGATTTCGATCGACGGCGAGAATGTGACCCGTCTTCCAATGTATCAGCGCGCACGCCTCGGCGTGGGCTATCTTCCGCAGGAAGCCTCGATTTTCCGGGGCATGACGGTGGAAGAGAACGTGTTGGCTGTGGCGGAACTGGTCGAAAAAGACCGCGCCGCCCGCATGGCACAGGTCGACAGCCTGCTCAGCGAACTGCACGTGGAACATCTGCGCCACCAGGCCGCCACCTCCCTGTCGGGGGGCGAACGCCGCCGTGTCGAGATCGCCCGCGCGCTCGCTTCGCGTCCGAGCTTCATGCTACTGGACGAACCGTTCACCGGTATCGACCCGCTTGCCATTTCCGACATTTCCGACCTTGTCCGCTATCTGAAGCAGCGTGGCCTGGGCGTCCTGATTACGGACCACCAGGTGCGCGAAACGCTCCAGATCGTCGACCGGGCCTATGTCATGTATGATGGTGAAGTGCTCTTCAACGGCTCGCCGGAAAGCGTGCTGAAGAATGAGGACGTGCGCAGGGTCTATCTGGGTGAACAGTTCGCCGCTTGA
- a CDS encoding LptA/OstA family protein, giving the protein MARIRILGVLLAGVFAAFAAPAHAQISSEGGPIYINSDRTESLELERKVLLIGNVDIQQGDARLRANQVTMVFAGKEGGETSTVGGSFGQIESMTAEGDVFYVTPELKAKGERGVYVASTDTITMTGNVALMRGRDVAEGEVLRLEITNRRTTLDGGDGRTRMMIDPDTQNGSND; this is encoded by the coding sequence ATGGCTCGAATTAGGATACTCGGCGTTCTGCTGGCGGGCGTGTTTGCGGCTTTTGCCGCTCCGGCCCATGCCCAGATTTCGTCCGAAGGCGGGCCGATCTACATCAATTCCGACCGCACCGAGAGCCTCGAGCTGGAGCGCAAAGTGCTGCTGATCGGCAATGTCGACATCCAGCAGGGCGATGCCCGTCTGCGGGCCAATCAGGTGACGATGGTCTTCGCCGGCAAGGAAGGCGGGGAAACCAGCACCGTTGGCGGCAGTTTCGGCCAGATCGAGTCGATGACCGCCGAGGGCGATGTGTTCTATGTCACGCCGGAACTGAAGGCGAAGGGCGAACGCGGCGTCTATGTCGCGTCGACCGACACGATTACCATGACCGGCAATGTCGCCCTGATGCGCGGGCGCGATGTGGCAGAAGGGGAAGTGCTCAGGCTTGAGATCACGAACCGGCGCACCACATTGGATGGCGGCGATGGCCGCACGCGCATGATGATCGATCCCGACACCCAAAACGGGTCGAATGATTGA
- the lptC gene encoding LPS export ABC transporter periplasmic protein LptC, with protein sequence MDAATHHDPASLWAPRRQLTLAQARRRSERVKVLRMVFVAGAAISIGFFAGHIIKSALTSESRPVRVTKDESVTMVNPRFTGRDSAGQSFQITADAARRRLGTDQTVDLTAPVMRDEAGSQVSAPTGMYDRDAGILELYDNVSITDASGYTFVSSGARVYVGEGRVEGLSPLQGKGPLGDIRCDSYEVLDDGNRIVCVGNVRTVIYPAPAPEAPEPTETTGEGDTDGSN encoded by the coding sequence ATGGACGCCGCCACACATCATGATCCCGCCTCACTCTGGGCCCCGCGCCGCCAGCTGACGCTGGCACAGGCCCGGCGGCGTTCCGAGCGTGTGAAGGTCCTGCGCATGGTGTTTGTGGCGGGCGCGGCGATTTCGATCGGTTTTTTTGCCGGTCACATTATTAAGAGCGCGCTGACCAGCGAGTCCCGGCCTGTCCGGGTGACCAAGGATGAGTCGGTGACCATGGTGAACCCGCGCTTCACCGGGCGCGATTCGGCCGGGCAGAGCTTTCAGATCACGGCGGATGCGGCGCGCCGCCGGCTCGGCACGGACCAGACGGTCGACCTGACAGCCCCGGTCATGCGGGACGAGGCCGGCAGCCAGGTGAGCGCGCCGACCGGCATGTACGACCGGGACGCAGGCATTCTTGAGCTTTACGACAATGTCAGCATCACTGACGCCTCCGGCTATACGTTCGTGTCTTCGGGCGCGCGGGTCTATGTCGGGGAGGGCCGGGTCGAGGGGCTTTCGCCGCTGCAGGGGAAAGGACCCCTTGGCGATATCCGCTGCGACTCGTATGAAGTTCTCGATGACGGCAATCGCATTGTCTGTGTCGGCAATGTACGGACCGTGATCTATCCGGCCCCCGCCCCGGAGGCGCCGGAACCAACCGAAACGACGGGTGAAGGTGATACTGATGGCTCGAATTAG
- a CDS encoding ribonuclease D, producing MNGITLHKGDLPADMDFGPVVAIDCEAMGLNLHRDHLTLVQLSSGDGTAHLVQLGRDYDCPNLKSLLTDPKVIKIFHYGRYDIAMMLRWMGITCAPVWCTKIASKLARTYTDRHGLKDVAREVAGVELSKAQQSSDWGTKELSDAQMQYAASDVLHLHQIKAGLEAMLIREGRLEMAQACFDFLPMRARLDLAGWDDQDIFAHS from the coding sequence ATGAACGGGATCACACTTCACAAGGGCGACCTGCCGGCTGACATGGATTTCGGCCCTGTTGTCGCCATCGACTGCGAGGCCATGGGCCTCAACCTCCATCGTGACCACCTGACGCTGGTGCAGCTCTCCAGCGGCGACGGCACAGCGCATCTGGTCCAGCTCGGCCGGGACTATGACTGCCCGAACCTGAAGTCGCTGCTGACCGATCCGAAGGTGATCAAGATCTTCCATTATGGCCGCTATGACATCGCCATGATGTTGCGCTGGATGGGAATCACCTGCGCGCCGGTCTGGTGCACCAAGATCGCCTCGAAGCTCGCCCGAACCTATACAGACCGCCATGGCCTGAAGGATGTCGCCCGCGAAGTGGCCGGGGTGGAACTGTCCAAGGCGCAGCAGAGCTCTGACTGGGGCACGAAGGAGCTGAGCGATGCGCAGATGCAGTATGCGGCCTCCGATGTGTTGCATCTGCACCAGATCAAGGCAGGGCTTGAGGCCATGCTGATCCGCGAAGGCCGGCTGGAAATGGCGCAGGCCTGCTTCGATTTCCTGCCCATGCGCGCCCGTCTGGACCTCGCAGGCTGGGACGATCAGGACATTTTCGCCCATAGCTGA
- a CDS encoding type II CAAX endopeptidase family protein, whose translation MNKNLKRERLTALTEVIAVVAIAFLSKAALDHFFWRFSGPVSLITLLILLTVYLRRRGIYWSGMGLRAVPGAKSKWLMIPQTLLGIVAIILTGVVTQVALQAIGIEPLPEGQDVATDRFAGIAGNLPVYLMWLGIGIVSGGLAEEMFFRGYLITRLQAVFSGARLAPALAVFTAAVIFGFGHFYYQGLSGWITTGMIGAVIGLLFLLYKRNLWPLIIAHAFVDALGMTSMYMEWGI comes from the coding sequence ATGAACAAGAATTTGAAACGGGAGCGCCTCACGGCGCTCACGGAAGTGATTGCCGTGGTGGCCATCGCATTCCTTTCCAAGGCGGCGCTCGATCATTTCTTCTGGCGGTTTTCCGGTCCTGTTTCCCTCATCACACTTCTCATCCTTCTGACCGTCTATCTACGGCGTCGCGGCATCTACTGGTCGGGGATGGGCCTGCGCGCCGTTCCGGGCGCCAAGAGCAAATGGCTCATGATTCCGCAGACGCTTCTGGGTATCGTCGCGATCATCCTCACCGGTGTTGTCACGCAAGTGGCCTTGCAAGCCATCGGAATTGAACCCCTGCCAGAAGGGCAGGACGTGGCAACGGATCGCTTTGCGGGCATCGCCGGAAACCTGCCAGTCTACCTGATGTGGCTCGGCATCGGCATCGTCAGCGGCGGGCTGGCAGAGGAAATGTTCTTCCGCGGTTACCTGATCACCCGGCTGCAGGCAGTCTTCAGCGGGGCGCGCCTGGCGCCTGCTCTGGCTGTCTTCACCGCAGCGGTGATATTCGGATTTGGCCATTTCTATTATCAGGGCCTCAGCGGATGGATTACCACGGGCATGATCGGGGCCGTCATCGGCCTCCTGTTCCTGCTTTACAAGCGAAACCTCTGGCCCCTGATCATTGCCCACGCCTTTGTGGACGCCCTCGGCATGACCAGCATGTACATGGAATGGGGTATCTAG